TTAAATCACTCTTAAGTAGGATATAATTCATAAAAAAACAGGAATTTGAATGAGATATTTGAAATATTTTCTAGCGGCACTGCTGCTATGGGGGCTAGGAGGATGTGCAGAGCCGGAGTACGACAGAGCGAACAGTGCCTACATCGTACTGAAAACCCCTGCTTTAAAATATGCGGACATGGGTTTCGTCTATGAGAACCGAAGTAGTGTGAAAGTTGAAATATACGGCAGCGGGCAGGTGTTGATGCGTTTGAGAATCTCCAAAGATTCTGTTTGTATGAGCCAACTGCAGTGTCTGTCCAAAAATGCCTTTAACGCACAGGTGCTAAATAGCAACTACCCTCCCGATACCATAGAAAATATCTTTAGAGGAAAAACAGTATTTAATGATACAGGGATAAGCACAAAAAGTAACGGCTTTACACAAAAGATCAAAAAACCTGGTAAATACAGCATCGAATACAGTGTTTTAAATAATGAAATTGTCTTCCGTGATACAATAAATGAAATTCTCATTAAGGTGATCAAGCAATGAAGTTCGTAGGAGCACATGTCAGTGCAAGCGGCGGAGTGGAAAATGCCCCTCTAAACGCCATGGCCATAGGGGCCAAAGCCTTTGCCCTCTTTACAAAGAACCAGAGACAGTGGGTTGCCAAACCCCTGGAAGCGAAAAGTATAGAAGCATTCAAAGAGAACCTGGAGAAAGCAGGTATTCTGCCTAAGCATGTCCTTCCCCATGACTCCTATCTGATCAATCTGGGACATCCCGAAGCCGAAAAACTTGAAAAATCCAGAGCTGCTTTCATTGATGAGCTTGAGCGCTGTGAGCAACTTGGCCTAGACAAGCTCAACTTTCACCCCGGATCGCATCTGGTCAAAATTCCTAAAAAAGACCCCCAGTACGAAGAAAAACTGATGGAGGCGGAACTGCACTGTTTGGATGTCATTGCCGAGTCCATGAACCTGGCCATCGAAGCTACCAAAGACTCCAATGTCAAGCTTGTCATTGAAAATACGGCAGGACAGGGCTCCAACCTTGGTTACCGCTTTGAGCATCTGGGTCATCTTATAGAGAAAGTGGCAGATAAAAGCAGGGTAGGTGTCTGCCTCGATACCTGCCATACGTTCACGGCAGGGTACGACCTGCGTACCAGAGAAGCCTATGATGAAACGATGGATGCGTTCGAACGTATCGTAGGATTCAAATATCTGATGGGGATGCATCTCAACGACTCCAAGCCAAAACTGGGCTCCAGAGTGGACAGGCATGCCTCTTTGGGACAGGGAGAGATAGGTTGGGATACCTTCAGGTTCATCATGAACGATCCGCGTATGGATGATATGCCGCTTATACTGGAGACCATTGACGAGTCATTATGGCCAGAAGAGATCAAAGCACTCTATGCATTGGTAGAGAAGTAGAAAAAACTCACGCTGAACTTGATTCAAGATCCCGTGGGACCTTAAATCAAGTTCAGCGTGAGGTGGACAAAAAAAGGAGGAAAAAATGAAAAGTCAAATTTCGAAAGTATTGCTGGCTGTGTCGGTATTCTGGTTTGTGGGATGTGGCAGTGATCTGCATCAGCCTGAGAATGAGGTGGTTTCAGGCGGAGAGGTGGTTGTCGATCTGGATGGTGCATCTATCAAGCAAAACCTGATAGATAATGGAGTGATTCCTGCAGATTATGATAAACCGGTTTTTGGCTACAAAGCATATAAGATTCCCTATGAGACAACTGATGAGCAGGGCGAAAAAGTTGAGGTATCGGGTTTGATGGTCATTCCTACCGGTATACCGGATACCATGAAAGCTGCAGGACTGTCAGTTGTATGTGATGATCATGATACACGTTTCGGTAACTTTGAGATGCCGACAGTGATAGCGGAACAGACCAGTTCTCCTGACGGATCTCCGGTCATATTCTCTTCTATGATGGGATTTGCTACACTGCAGCCTGATTATATAGGGTATGGTGATTCACTTGATCACTACCATCCTTTTTTACTGAAAAAATCATTGGCCAATGCCACAGTTGATTTTATTAATGCAGCAAGGAAGTTTGCCCAGAATAATAATATTCCATTGAACGAACAGCTCTATCTAACAGGGTATAGCGAAGGTGGGTATGCCGCAATGGCGACACTTCAGAAAATAGAGAGTGAAGGTACCATGTCCGTTACAATGGCCGCACCAATGTCTGGACCGTATGATCTTGAACAGATCGGTATGGGTGTATTGAGCCAACCTGAAATTTCTGTGCCGTCTTTCATGGCATATACCGCATATGCCTATGCACTGACCTATAATGAGCCGGTCGATACCATGGTGAATGAGCCTTATGCTTCAAAATTAGATGATCTCTTTGACGGAGAGCGTGCCCGTCCTGAAATCGATCCTGAATTGACAACAAAAACGACCGGACCGGATGGACTTTTCGATCCGCTTTTTGTAAACGACTTCTTTAACAACTCGGCTAATTGGTTCAAAGTGGCACTGGCAGACAATGAAGTATATAAATGGGCACCACAGACACCGGTAACGCTGCTTCATTGTGAAGGTGACGATGTTGTACCGTACGAAATTTCGCAGTTGGCTGCAGGAACGATGCAGTATCTTGGCGCGGCCAGTGTTACTTTGTTGTCCATTGAACAGATACTGGGCCTGCCCCAGCCGGTAAACCATTCAGATTGCGGACCGTATGCCTACCAGGCAGCCGCAGGAATTTTTGCGCAAACAAGAGCGGCAACCATAGGATACTAGGAGAATGAAAATGAAAAAAATCATAGCATTAAGTGTGATCACAAGCGGACTTTTGACGGCAGCAGGATATAAGATCCCTGAGCAGTCACTCAACTCTATGGCGCTGGGGGCTGCCTATGTAGCGCATACTACTGGTGCGGATACAAACTATTACAACCCTGCAGCTATGAGTTTCATGGTAGATAAACAGTATGTGGAAGGGGGGGTGACCCTTGCCCACCTTCCTTCAAATGAGTACACCTTAATGGACCCCTACAGTGGAGAGTCAGAGGAAGAAAACATCTGGATCCCCAATGCCCATTATGTGGCTAATGCTATAGGAAATTTCAGATGGGGTGTGAGTCTTACTGCACCGGGAGGACTTACCAAACGCTGGAACACGCCTTTCCAGAAACTGTATGCCGAAGAGTTTACGCTTAAGATCGTAGAGTTAAACCCTTCTGCCTCTTACAAGGTAACCGATAATTTTAGTATCGGCGGAGGTGTACGAATTATTTACAGTGAAGGGGTGGTCAACAGTGATGGTGCAGATGCAGGTGCTCCGCTTAAGAGGGAGATGGAAGGAGATACCATTGAATTCGGGTATAACCTTGCCATGCTGTACAAACCGACAAATGACATCAACCTTGCCATCACTTACCGCTCCAACGTTGACCTGAAAGAATCGGGCCAGGCAAATCTTTATTTTGGCGGTGTAGGCAAGCAGTATGATGCGGATGTTACCGTCCCGCTCCCTGCGGCGTTGAATATCGCTATTTCAAAAACATGGAACAATACGTTTACACTTGAAGCCGTCTATGAAAGAACCTACTGGTCGAAGTATAAAACACTGGACTTTAACTACGGCAGCCCCATAGCAAACCCGATACTGGATGGTGCATTCAATGCACCGATAGATAAAGAGTGGAAAGATACCAATACGTTCAGGTTTGGAGCCACCGTTGTACTCGATAAGATCACACTGATGATGGGCCTTGCGATTGATGAAACACCGGTTCCCGATAAAACGATCGGTTTCGAGTTGCCGGATTCAGATGCAACAATATTTTCCATGGGATTCCGTTATCAACAGACAGATGCCCTTTCCTGGGGTGCAGCATTCCTGTATGACGGTAAAGATGCACGCGCATTGGCTCCCGGAATTGCAGAAAACATGGTGCTCTCCAACGGTGGTGGCTTTACAGGAGGAGGAGCCTACCTTACGACCGTGGGCGTAGCATACGAGTTTTAAAATGGAGTATCCATACAGTAATTTTTATGAATTTCTGTTAGCTCAGGCACAGAAGCGCAAACGAAAAGTCGCACTTTTTGACGGTGACAGAAAGATCACCTATGGTGCATTGCTTGAAAATGTAGACCGACTTGCCTCATTCTTTGCTGCTAATGGTGTTGGAGAGGGTGACCGGGTTGCTCTTTTTCTGCGTAACTCTCCCGAATTTATCTATACTGTGTTTGCGGTTTCAAAAATAGGTGCCATAATTGTACCTGTCAACACCTTTCTCAAGGAAGATGAACTTAGCTATATTCTCAAGGACAGTGAGAGTACGGTGCTTGTAGCCTCTACTGTACATGAGCATATTGTCAAAAAGTCCAACGGGCCTGTACAGTGCCGTTTCATCCTTTGGGAAGGTGAATCTCCCCAAAGCGATGAGAAAAACTTCGCCTTTACCGAAGCTTTGACACATAGCGGAGAAGTAAGGCATATTGCCAGGAGACTGGAAGATACAGCGGTGCTTATCTACACATCAGGTACGACAGGCAAGCCCAAAGGGGCAATGCTCAGTAACAAAAACCTTCTTTCAAACATTGAATTTTCCAGAAAAATGATCAAAGTGACACATAAAGACAGAGTGATCGTCTTTCTGCCAATGTTCCATGCCTTTACCTTTACGGTAGGTGTGATCCTGCCTCTCTATGTGGGCGGAAGTATCGTGATCATCAAGTCACTTCAGCCTTTCACCAACGTCTTTAGGCAGACATTGATGAAGAGAGTGACACTCTTTTTTGGAATTCCTTCTGTTTACAATGCACTTGCCAAGGCAAAACTGCCCTGGTACTTTATGTGGTTCAACAATATCCGGGTGTTCATCTCTGGTGCAGCACCTTTGCAGCCCAAGACACTCAACGCTATGGCAAAGAAATTCACCCGTGCCAAACTGCTTGAGGGGTACGGGCTGAGTGAAGCGAGTCCAGTCGTCTGTGTCAACACGCTGGAGAAACAGAAAGCTGGCTCCGTGGGTACAGCGGCATACGACTATGAGATCAAGATCGTAGATGAAGATATGAATGAACTCCCTACAGGGGAGATTGGCGATATCATCGTCAAAGGTGACCATATCATGCAGGGCTATCTTAACCGCCCGGAGGCGACAAGGGAGACCATTGTCAACGGCTGGCTATTGACAGGAGATATGGGTTATTTGGATGATGAAGGTTTTCTTTTCATCGTGGACAGAAAAAAAGACCTGATCATCTCTAAGGGGATCAATATCTACCCGCGCGAGATCGAAGAGGTCATTGATGCTTTCGAAGGTATCGCGGCTTCCGCCGTCATCGGGGTGAGAGATGAGAAGAGCGGTGAGATACCGGTGGCATATCTTGAGCTTGATGAGGGGATTGAGTCCATTAATGAGACAGTGCTTAAAAAGCATATGCGCGAGCACCTGGCGAACTTCAAGCTTCCAAAACAGATACATATTATTGAGGAGCTGCCCAAAAATGCAACGGGGAAAGTACTGAAACGTGTTTTAAAGGACAATCTCAGAGATGAGAGCCGTTAAATGAAAGCTATTGTCAATGCCAGGATCATAGCATCTGACCGGATAGTTGAGGGAATACATCTATGCTTTGACGAGAAGATCGTATCCCTCTCTGATGTGGCTTTGGATGAGGATGTCGAGATCATCGATGCAAAAGGCGCCTATGTCAGTCCGGGTTTCATAGACATTCACATACACGGTTCAGGCGGTGCCGATGTTATGGATGCTACGCCGGAAGCATTGCAGACAATCTCTTCGACCCTGCTTCAGACAGGGACGACCTCTTTCCTTGCAACGACGATGACTATGTCAAAACCGGTTATTGACAATGCTTTACAGAATGTCAAAGAACATGCTGAAACAATAGATGGAGCAAAGATACTCGGCGTGCATCTTGAAGGCCCTTTCCTAAATCCGGAAAAGCATGGTGCGCAGGACAAACAGTATATCTGCGAACCCAGCCTTGAGCTCATCGCACCCTATCTGGATCAGATCAGAATGATCACGATTGCCCCTGAGATGCCGGGAGCCGAAAGCTTCATCAGGCATCTCTCGGAACACCATCCTCGTATCGTGTTGAGTATCGGACACAGCGATGCTACCTTTGAGCAGAGCAAAGAGAGTTTTGGCTGGGGCATCTCCCATGCCACACATCTCTTCAATGCAATGAACCCTTATCATCATCGGAAACCGGGCATTGTCGGTGCCGTGTTCGACAGCAATGTCAGCTGTGATATCATTGCCGATCTGGTGCATACCCACCCCTCCGTACTAAAACTCGTACACCGGGTCAAGGGTGAGAGACTGGTGCTGATCACCGATGCGATGCGTGCAGGTTGTATGAAAAACGGTATTTACGATCTTGGCGGGAGAAGAGTAGCAGTGGAAGAGGGAAAAGCCACATTGGATGACGGTACGCTTGCGGGGTCAGTACTGAAGATGAACGATGCGTTAAAACATATGACCGAGGCAGCAGGGATGACACTGCTCGAAGCGGTCAATGCTGTAACAAAGATACCTGCGGAGAAACTCGGTCTGAAAAAAGGCGAACTCAAAAGCGGTTATGATGCAGATATGGTCATTTTTGATGAAGATTTCAGTATCATAACAACAATCGTGAACGGTGAAGTGAAATATAAAGGATAAGAATGTTCAGTTTTTTTAAACGTAAAAAGAGAGATGTGTTTGCCCCTGTGGATGGGCAGCTGTTAACACTGGAAAGTGTTGATGATGAAGTGTTTTCACAGAGGATGGCGGGAGACGGTCTTGCCATTCTCCCTGTCGGAGAAATCTTTACCGCACCTATTGACGGAGTGGTCTCAAAAATATTTTCAACCAACCATGCCTATTCGGTCAAGAGTGATCAGGACCTGGAAGTGATGGTGCATATAGGTTTGGAGACGGTAGCGCTCAAGGGAGAAGGTTTTGAACGCCTGGCCCAGGAGGGAGATGAGGTCAAAGCGGGAGATCCCATTATTAAAGCAGACCTCAATTACATCAAAGCGCATGCCAAAGATATCGTAACCCCTATTCTGATCACAGATGAGAGTAAGTATGAGGCTATTGACAAAAACACCAATGTGGTCATTACCGGTGATGCCATTATGGAAGTGATATAATGCCGTCAAACAATAATGAGATCAGCAGCTATATTGTTTATGCTGCCATTCTTGTCGTTTTTTTTATTGTATTGAAAAGCCCGAAGAAAAAGAAATAAAATCCGGGATAGTAGAGAACGCCTATACTCTCAGCGCCTCTTTGATCGCCTCGGCCACCTTCTCTGCCCTGGTCCCCAGAACGATCTGTATCGACCCCTTGTCAGGGCGGATCACTCCTTTGGCTCCCAGTTTGGTGAAATCCTCATCTTTCAGGTTGGCACTGTCATTCACACTCATACGCAGACGTGTGATGCAGGCGTCCGTATTCAGGATATTCTCTTTCCCTCCCAGTGCGGAAATGAATGCTTCCGCTTCCGTTGAGGTACTACTTCCCTCTGTTTCACTACTTTCAGAGAGTTCGGTTTCGAGTATCTTGAGTTTCATAGTCCTGATCAGATAGTAGCTTGCAGTAAAGTAAACGATGGCAAAGACCGCACCCAAAGGCAGGATCATCCATACGTTTGTACCCAGTTTGTAATTAATGACGTAGTCGATGAAGCCTGCCGAAAAACCGAAGCCGGCATGAATGTTCAGAAGCTGTGCCGTTGCCAGTGCCAGGCCGGTGAGTATGGCATGCAGGAGGAAAAGTGGCGGTGCGACAAAGAGGAAAAGAAATTCCAGGGGTTCGGTGATACCGGTAAGAAATGAGGTGAATGCCACACCGGCAAGAATAGCAGCGGCCTTGGCACGGTACGCTTTCGGTGTGTTGAGGTAGATCGCATAGGCCAGGGCCGGCAGGCCGAACATCATGACCACATAGAAGCCCGACATATAGACCCCGGCACTCGGATCACCCGCAAAGAAGCGGTGCAGGTCACCGTTGGCAACCACTTCCGCACCGTCCTTCATGTAAGTGTAGTCCCCAAGCTGGAACCAGAAGACGGAGTTGAGGATGTGGTGCAGTCCCAGAGGGATGAGCAGACGGTTCAGTACGCCGTAAAGGAATGTACCGAATTCCTGAAGTCCTATGATCATGTTCGAAAAAGCATCGATGGCATTTTGTACATAGGGCCAGAAGTATCCGGCCAGTACACCCACGGCTATGGCGGCAATGGAGGTAATGATGGGAACGAAACGTTTTCCGCCGAAAAAGCCGAGGAATTCAGGTAGTTTGATGTCGTGGTATCGGTTGTAAAGCACCCCTGCGATCACACCGATGATGATCCCCACGAAGACACCCATGTTGACATTACTGTCAATACTGCTGTAAACCGCTTTGGCGATGAGTACACCGATGGCACCCGAGAGTGCGGCGGCACCGTCGTTGTTCTTTGCCAGGCCGTAGGCGATCCCGATGCCGAAGAGCAGATCGAGGTTGGCAAAGACCGTCTCTCCGGCACTCTTCATGACAAGGGCTGCCTGCCCGTCAAAAATATCGCCAAATCCCAGGCGAAGCAGCAGTGCCGCAACTGGCAGCACTGCAATAGGGGTCATTAACGCCTTACCGATCTTTTGTAAAAGACTAAACATGTCTGATCTCCTCTTTGGTCGCGGCAATGCTTTTGGGCGATACGCTCAGTATCTCTATGCCGATCTTCAGCAGCTTTCCGATAGCTTCGGGGTCGGCGGCAAGTTCGCCGCAGATACTGACCGGTCTTGTCGCCTGCTCGACTACGGTTTTGATGGCATCGTAAACCACAGGGGAATGTTCATCGACCTTGAGTGAAGGGTGAGTTCTTTCCACGGCAAAGAGGTACTGTGTCAGGTCATTGCTGCCGATGGAATAAAAATCCACGACTTTGTTGAACTCTTCGATCAGAAAAAGCACGGAAGGAACTTCGACCATAACGCCAAAGAGAATGGTGGAAATGTCAAGATTGTGTTTCTGCGCCGCCTGCAAGGCAAACGTTTTGGCTTCTGTGAACTCTTCGACCGAGCTGACCATAGGGAACATTACTTTGACAGAACGACCTTCCGCAGCCTGAAAGATGGCAAGAAGCTGTTCTTCCATCAGCTGCGGATGCGTTTTGAAAAGCCGGATCCCCCTGATGCCTAGAAAAGGGTTCTCTTCATGGGGAAGGCTAAGGTAGGGCAGTTTTTTGTCCCCTCCCACATCGAGGGTACGTACCGTGATCTCATCAAAAAGTTCAAATATCTCCCTGTAGGCATCGGCCTGTTCTTCGAGTGTAGGCTGTTTCTCTTTGAAGAGAAACTCGGTACGCAGCAGACCGATTCCTTCGGCACCTTCTTCTTTGGCGGCTTCTGCAGAAACGGTGTCAGTCACATTGGCAAAGACTCTGATCTGTTTCTGGGTACGTGTCAATGCCTTTTCAAAACGTTTCTGTGAAGCAATATCTTTCTGTACCTGATTATTCTTCTGACGTTCTTTCGCTTTCTGAATATCTTTGGTTGTCGGCTCCATGACGATGAGCCCGCTGTTGGCATCCATGATGATCTCACCTTTCTCTTCTACCGGGCTGTAGTCGGCAATGAGGGAGGGAATACCGCTTCCCCGAAGCAGAATGGCCGTATGGGAGGTGAGGGTCGTCTCTTTAAGTATCACCCCTTCGACCTTGCTTCCTTTGAGCTGCTCTATCTGGCTGGGGAGAAGATCTTTTGCCAATAGAACGTAGGGAGTTTCGGGCAGGATCATTTCTGTCTCCATGCCCATCTGTTTCCGCATGCGCTGCAGGATATCTTTGTAGTCGGTGATCTTCGCTGCCATTTTGCTCCCGACCAGGTGGGCGGACTCCTCTGCAATGGTCAGTTCGAACTCTTCGAGGGAATCGACATTATTCGCAATGGTGCTCAAGAGCTCTTTTTGTGCAAGATAGATAGAGGCATCGTCATTCTCTTTATGTGTCCGGAAAAGTGTTTCAAGCTCTTCAAGGCTGTTTGCAAGGGCTTCAGAAAAGTTTAGATTACACTCTTTTTTGACCGTCTCCTCCTTGTATCTGAAGGCAGGCGCGATGGCTACGCCTCTTGAAATGATCTCTGCATCTATGACAGGGCTTTCATACTCGGTCTCTTCTTTTTTTATACTTTCATTCTCTCTGTCGTCTTCCATCAAGGTAAGAAAGAATGCTTCGAGCTGTTCGATGGCTTCTTTGGCATCTTTCCCCTTACAGGTCAATTCAAAATGGTCCCCCCTTTCAAGGTTGAGTGAAAGAAGGGCATTGACCTGTTTTGCATTGACACTTTTTCCCCGCGTTTCAGCTTCGATAGAAGCATTGAATTTTTTGGCTTCTGCCGCAAAACGTGCTGCAGGACGGAGATGAAATCCATTTTGGGAGGTAATGTGCAGTATACTGCTCTGACTTTTAGGAAAAAATCGGTCAAAAAGGGACATAGCTTACTTAATATCCCTTACACAGCGTACATAGCGGTCATAATACTCAGAAGCTTTGGAGCTGGCACCGCGTTTGAAGTTCACGCCCCAGAAGGCATCGTCCTCGTCTGCCACACGGGTACTTGTCCAGTAAAAGGATTCATCTTCAATATAGGAAAATGCTTTGGGAATAGCAGGTGAAACACGGTTATAGTCTACGATCGTAAGCAGTTCGTGTATCGTCGGAAGTCGCCAGTCACTGTATCCTCCCAGTCTGAGTTCGCTGCAATATTCTTTTGCACGGGGCTGTCTGATCTTGGTTTCTCTGACATGCGGGGTGTCTTCCCACATCAGGTTGGTCTTCGGGTCTTTGATTATGGTTATCTCTGCCAAGGCAAAGGCTGAGAGCGCTAAAAGGGTAATTAAAATTCTTGACATGATTCTTCCTCCTGTAAGCTTGATTAGTAAGAGTATATCAAAGATTTGTTATACTTAAAGAAAACTATAGGAAGATGATTGAAATATCTTATCAATTTTATTGAAGCAAAAGACGTAGAAAAAACAACGATCTACACACATTTAAAATGTACGAAGAGAGAAGCAGAACTGGTGCAGTATGTCTGCCGCCGCTATGTCAAAGGCATAGAAGAGGTGCCTGTACTTGAACTGCTGCAGGACAACTTCCCGGACAAAGGCCATGCTTACCTGAGCAAACTCGGACTGGTCAAGAACCTGCTCGATCTGGGCTGGTTCATCCAGATGAGTTTCGGGCAGGTCAAAGCGCATGAAACCTCACAGATAGAGATACTCAACACATCGGTGACACCGAGTATCTCGCTTCTGCGTCTCCTTGAAGAAGGCT
This DNA window, taken from Sulfurovum lithotrophicum, encodes the following:
- a CDS encoding alpha/beta hydrolase family protein, with the translated sequence MKSQISKVLLAVSVFWFVGCGSDLHQPENEVVSGGEVVVDLDGASIKQNLIDNGVIPADYDKPVFGYKAYKIPYETTDEQGEKVEVSGLMVIPTGIPDTMKAAGLSVVCDDHDTRFGNFEMPTVIAEQTSSPDGSPVIFSSMMGFATLQPDYIGYGDSLDHYHPFLLKKSLANATVDFINAARKFAQNNNIPLNEQLYLTGYSEGGYAAMATLQKIESEGTMSVTMAAPMSGPYDLEQIGMGVLSQPEISVPSFMAYTAYAYALTYNEPVDTMVNEPYASKLDDLFDGERARPEIDPELTTKTTGPDGLFDPLFVNDFFNNSANWFKVALADNEVYKWAPQTPVTLLHCEGDDVVPYEISQLAAGTMQYLGAASVTLLSIEQILGLPQPVNHSDCGPYAYQAAAGIFAQTRAATIGY
- a CDS encoding DUF1566 domain-containing protein; this encodes MSRILITLLALSAFALAEITIIKDPKTNLMWEDTPHVRETKIRQPRAKEYCSELRLGGYSDWRLPTIHELLTIVDYNRVSPAIPKAFSYIEDESFYWTSTRVADEDDAFWGVNFKRGASSKASEYYDRYVRCVRDIK
- a CDS encoding PTS sugar transporter subunit IIA gives rise to the protein MFSFFKRKKRDVFAPVDGQLLTLESVDDEVFSQRMAGDGLAILPVGEIFTAPIDGVVSKIFSTNHAYSVKSDQDLEVMVHIGLETVALKGEGFERLAQEGDEVKAGDPIIKADLNYIKAHAKDIVTPILITDESKYEAIDKNTNVVITGDAIMEVI
- a CDS encoding fatty acid--CoA ligase is translated as MEYPYSNFYEFLLAQAQKRKRKVALFDGDRKITYGALLENVDRLASFFAANGVGEGDRVALFLRNSPEFIYTVFAVSKIGAIIVPVNTFLKEDELSYILKDSESTVLVASTVHEHIVKKSNGPVQCRFILWEGESPQSDEKNFAFTEALTHSGEVRHIARRLEDTAVLIYTSGTTGKPKGAMLSNKNLLSNIEFSRKMIKVTHKDRVIVFLPMFHAFTFTVGVILPLYVGGSIVIIKSLQPFTNVFRQTLMKRVTLFFGIPSVYNALAKAKLPWYFMWFNNIRVFISGAAPLQPKTLNAMAKKFTRAKLLEGYGLSEASPVVCVNTLEKQKAGSVGTAAYDYEIKIVDEDMNELPTGEIGDIIVKGDHIMQGYLNRPEATRETIVNGWLLTGDMGYLDDEGFLFIVDRKKDLIISKGINIYPREIEEVIDAFEGIAASAVIGVRDEKSGEIPVAYLELDEGIESINETVLKKHMREHLANFKLPKQIHIIEELPKNATGKVLKRVLKDNLRDESR
- a CDS encoding HPr family phosphocarrier protein; its protein translation is MSLFDRFFPKSQSSILHITSQNGFHLRPAARFAAEAKKFNASIEAETRGKSVNAKQVNALLSLNLERGDHFELTCKGKDAKEAIEQLEAFFLTLMEDDRENESIKKEETEYESPVIDAEIISRGVAIAPAFRYKEETVKKECNLNFSEALANSLEELETLFRTHKENDDASIYLAQKELLSTIANNVDSLEEFELTIAEESAHLVGSKMAAKITDYKDILQRMRKQMGMETEMILPETPYVLLAKDLLPSQIEQLKGSKVEGVILKETTLTSHTAILLRGSGIPSLIADYSPVEEKGEIIMDANSGLIVMEPTTKDIQKAKERQKNNQVQKDIASQKRFEKALTRTQKQIRVFANVTDTVSAEAAKEEGAEGIGLLRTEFLFKEKQPTLEEQADAYREIFELFDEITVRTLDVGGDKKLPYLSLPHEENPFLGIRGIRLFKTHPQLMEEQLLAIFQAAEGRSVKVMFPMVSSVEEFTEAKTFALQAAQKHNLDISTILFGVMVEVPSVLFLIEEFNKVVDFYSIGSNDLTQYLFAVERTHPSLKVDEHSPVVYDAIKTVVEQATRPVSICGELAADPEAIGKLLKIGIEILSVSPKSIAATKEEIRHV
- a CDS encoding OmpP1/FadL family transporter, which codes for MKKIIALSVITSGLLTAAGYKIPEQSLNSMALGAAYVAHTTGADTNYYNPAAMSFMVDKQYVEGGVTLAHLPSNEYTLMDPYSGESEEENIWIPNAHYVANAIGNFRWGVSLTAPGGLTKRWNTPFQKLYAEEFTLKIVELNPSASYKVTDNFSIGGGVRIIYSEGVVNSDGADAGAPLKREMEGDTIEFGYNLAMLYKPTNDINLAITYRSNVDLKESGQANLYFGGVGKQYDADVTVPLPAALNIAISKTWNNTFTLEAVYERTYWSKYKTLDFNYGSPIANPILDGAFNAPIDKEWKDTNTFRFGATVVLDKITLMMGLAIDETPVPDKTIGFELPDSDATIFSMGFRYQQTDALSWGAAFLYDGKDARALAPGIAENMVLSNGGGFTGGGAYLTTVGVAYEF
- the nfo gene encoding deoxyribonuclease IV; the encoded protein is MKFVGAHVSASGGVENAPLNAMAIGAKAFALFTKNQRQWVAKPLEAKSIEAFKENLEKAGILPKHVLPHDSYLINLGHPEAEKLEKSRAAFIDELERCEQLGLDKLNFHPGSHLVKIPKKDPQYEEKLMEAELHCLDVIAESMNLAIEATKDSNVKLVIENTAGQGSNLGYRFEHLGHLIEKVADKSRVGVCLDTCHTFTAGYDLRTREAYDETMDAFERIVGFKYLMGMHLNDSKPKLGSRVDRHASLGQGEIGWDTFRFIMNDPRMDDMPLILETIDESLWPEEIKALYALVEK
- the nagA gene encoding N-acetylglucosamine-6-phosphate deacetylase — translated: MKAIVNARIIASDRIVEGIHLCFDEKIVSLSDVALDEDVEIIDAKGAYVSPGFIDIHIHGSGGADVMDATPEALQTISSTLLQTGTTSFLATTMTMSKPVIDNALQNVKEHAETIDGAKILGVHLEGPFLNPEKHGAQDKQYICEPSLELIAPYLDQIRMITIAPEMPGAESFIRHLSEHHPRIVLSIGHSDATFEQSKESFGWGISHATHLFNAMNPYHHRKPGIVGAVFDSNVSCDIIADLVHTHPSVLKLVHRVKGERLVLITDAMRAGCMKNGIYDLGGRRVAVEEGKATLDDGTLAGSVLKMNDALKHMTEAAGMTLLEAVNAVTKIPAEKLGLKKGELKSGYDADMVIFDEDFSIITTIVNGEVKYKG
- a CDS encoding PTS transporter subunit EIIC; its protein translation is MFSLLQKIGKALMTPIAVLPVAALLLRLGFGDIFDGQAALVMKSAGETVFANLDLLFGIGIAYGLAKNNDGAAALSGAIGVLIAKAVYSSIDSNVNMGVFVGIIIGVIAGVLYNRYHDIKLPEFLGFFGGKRFVPIITSIAAIAVGVLAGYFWPYVQNAIDAFSNMIIGLQEFGTFLYGVLNRLLIPLGLHHILNSVFWFQLGDYTYMKDGAEVVANGDLHRFFAGDPSAGVYMSGFYVVMMFGLPALAYAIYLNTPKAYRAKAAAILAGVAFTSFLTGITEPLEFLFLFVAPPLFLLHAILTGLALATAQLLNIHAGFGFSAGFIDYVINYKLGTNVWMILPLGAVFAIVYFTASYYLIRTMKLKILETELSESSETEGSSTSTEAEAFISALGGKENILNTDACITRLRMSVNDSANLKDEDFTKLGAKGVIRPDKGSIQIVLGTRAEKVAEAIKEALRV